The Kluyveromyces lactis strain NRRL Y-1140 chromosome D complete sequence genome has a window encoding:
- the OCA5 gene encoding Oca5p (similar to uniprot|P38738 Saccharomyces cerevisiae YHL029C Cytoplasmic protein required for replication of Brome mosaic virus in S. cerevisiae which is a model system for studying replication of positive-strand RNA viruses in their natural hosts) → MPLKPSSSHSERKNRLHLHASSRNAKQQEWNRELVTLFIKLLNENDHASLALVARNAGVPPQLRPAVWPTLLKYHPMVISPNIMSNTLVFKDDENEAELRYFPEDRSEEDISELMENDLNKYFQVRNSVPVSAEIQEIKSLLKECVWQFLRKWNKICKYESGLIWIALGLAEWCPLKNNDDLVLAGRKHHHHNSCLRHLYEEYPIPDELLNQLPDTEFDFAAIYERLVLVLFHAPALDEKPDKSNYHLLKSGNLNQQSQLFFKVFAKTLPELYQPITDEGALQGSKKATWLYWWIKCCGCRVLHRQDRGRVWDVLLGWRPRPESINYYLEYNHKSFESIYPPELKLSSEIFHKICKCEHDEFWFPDLMSLRLGQNGLNQDEDVIRELIRRNKYGDDGHTTETQENEIPYSLLNPHAELLFIYVAIMQHNEFKLLEFEETEITEFLNNVPLISKFDDYNFKKMYEDDDISGSSTDTDESNASGIRPSSSNHMMIEVGTDDKTAHSFDDIYQQAGDIWRNWAWQEMEEFIEE, encoded by the coding sequence ATGCCTTTGAAACCGTCATCTTCTCATTCCGAAAGGAAGAATAGGCTTCATCTTCATGCATCTTCGAGGAATGCCAAGCAACAAGAATGGAATCGTGAATTGGTGACGTTATTCATCAAAttattgaatgaaaacGACCATGCTTCGTTGGCTTTAGTGGCTAGAAATGCTGGAGTTCCGCCACAGTTGCGTCCGGCTGTTTGGCCCACGTTATTAAAATATCATCCGATGGTAATCTCGCCGAACATCATGTCGAACACGCTTGTCttcaaagatgatgagaatGAGGCAGAGCTACGGTACTTTCCTGAAGATAgaagtgaagaagatatttcaGAGTTGATGGAAAATGACTTGAACAAGTACTTCCAAGTTAGAAATTCAGTCCCGGTGTCCGCAGAGATCCAGGAGATCAAATCtctattgaaagaatgtgTATGGCAGTTCTTGAGAAAATGGAACAAAATCTGTAAATATGAGTCGGGGCTCATCTGGATAGCTCTTGGCTTGGCAGAATGGTGTCCCTTGAAGAATAACGATGATTTGGTCTTGGCAGGTCGGAAACACCATCATCATAACTCTTGTCTGAGACATTTATATGAGGAATATCCAATTCCTGATGAACTACTGAATCAATTACCTGATACCGAGTTTGATTTTGCCGCTATCTATGAGCGTTTAGTATTAGTGTTGTTTCATGCTCCAGCATTAGACGAAAAACCTGATAAATCTAATTATCACCTACTTAAGAGTGGGAATCTGAATCAACAATCGcaattgttcttcaagGTTTTCGCCAAGACGTTACCCGAACTGTATCAACCCATCACTGATGAAGGCGCTTTGCAAGGTTCCAAGAAGGCTACTTGGTTGTATTGGTGGATCAAATGTTGTGGTTGCAGAGTGTTGCATCGTCAGGATAGAGGAAGAGTATGGGATGTGTTGCTCGGATGGAGACCACGTCCTGAATCAATCAACTATTATCTCGAGTACAACCataaatcatttgaaaGCATTTATCCACCTGAATTGAAACTGAGTTCAGAGATTTTCCATAAGATTTGCAAATGTGAACATGATGAGTTTTGGTTCCCAGATTTGATGTCGTTAAGGCTCGGTCAAAATGGATTGAAccaagatgaagatgtcaTTCGGGAATTGATAcgaagaaataaatatgGGGACGATGGTCATACTACAGAAACACAAGAAAATGAGATTCCATATTCGCTCTTGAACCCTCATGCGGAGTTACTTTTCATATATGTTGCCATTATGCAACATAACGAATTTAAACTTTTAGAGTTTGAGGAAACAGAGATCACCGAGTTCTTAAATAATGTCCCactgatatcaaaattcGATGACTACAACTTCAAGAAGATGTACGAGGATGATGACATTAGTGGAAGTTCGACAGACACAGATGAATCCAACGCTTCAGGAATTAGAccaagttcttcaaatcataTGATGATAGAGGTCGGTACTGACGATAAGACTGCACACTCGTTTGATGACATCTACCAGCAGGCTGGAGACATCTGGAGAAATTGGGCTTGGCAGGAAATGGAAGAATTCATAGAAGAATGA
- the ENT4 gene encoding Ent4p (similar to uniprot|Q07872 Saccharomyces cerevisiae YLL038C ENT4 Protein of unknown function contains an N-terminal epsin- like domain) gives MSFFKGLRRVGQSTTQLKVKQATDSNESYGATGTLMNELSVLTYSEKSANEIYEVIRKRLMNGSSRLKNSHDSVVQVLKTLTLIEYLLYNGSEEFVLWMRRHLAYIEALKDYHCSNDKDKSKVKQIKSLSEDISKNLKEDDFLEKRRLDIIMFRSSISTPGRKSTDNSHLNNRQPASVPLDEDILPEFKSVLQTRSLDLQRRKSTKYSTDRVRYLATLAEEDDGP, from the coding sequence ATGTCCTTCTTTAAGGGACTCAGGAGAGTCGGACAAAGTACCACTCAATTGAAAGTGAAACAGGCTACTGATTCGAATGAAAGTTACGGCGCTACGGGCACTTTGATGAATGAATTGAGTGTTTTGACATATAGTGAAAAAAGTGCAAATGAAATTTATGAGGTTATAAGGAAAAGATTGATGAACGGAAGTTCTCGTTTGAAAAATAGTCATGACTCCGTTGTACAAGTTTTGAAGACTCTTACATTAATAGAATACTTATTGTACAATGGATCGGAAGAGTTTGTCTTATGGATGAGACGTCATCTGGCATATATTGAGGCATTGAAAGACTACCATTGCAGTAACGACAAAGATAAATCGAAGGTGaaacaaataaaatcaCTTAGTGAGGATATCTCTAAGAACTTAAAAGAAGACGACTTTTTGGAGAAACGAAGATTAGACATAATCATGTTCAGATCCAGTATCTCTACTCCAGGCAGAAAATCAACTGATAACAGCCACCTTAATAACAGACAACCGGCGTCTGTTCCATTGGACGAAGATATTTTACCCGAGTTTAAGTCAGTTTTGCAGACAAGATCACTTGATCTACAACGAAGGAAGTCAACAAAGTACAGTACTGATAGGGTACGATATCTAGCGACGTTGGCAGAAGAGGATGATGGACCGTAG
- the COX19 gene encoding Cox19p (similar to uniprot|Q3E731 Saccharomyces cerevisiae YLL018C-A COX19 Cytochrome c oxidase assembly protein), which produces MSANPGNSLKALSPTPPERGSFPLDHDGDCTKQMQEYLSCIKLVKGENAPNCRLLAKEYLKCRMDNKLMDRDDWKHLGLPSDKKEANDVTKETTPTSGQ; this is translated from the coding sequence ATGTCTGCAAATCCTGGTAACTCTTTGAAAGCACTATCGCCTACTCCCCCAGAACGTGGATCTTTCCCACTAGATCATGACGGTGATTGTACCAAACAAATGCAAGAATATTTGAGTTGTATCAAGTTAGTTAAGGGGGAGAATGCTCCCAATTGCAGGCTACTAGCTAaggaatatttgaaatgCAGAATGGATAACAAACTTATGGACAGAGACGATTGGAAGCATTTAGGGTTACCTTCTgataagaaagaagcaaatGATGTAACTAAAGAGACTACTCCAACATCAGGACAGTAG
- a CDS encoding SMI1/KNR4 family protein (no similarity), with protein MHIDSFSHKSSVPQFEQHFGVKYGTKEAVSISRNKPWLKGRSPKPCSLKLKSGMEFLTVNTSHPLNDEDVKKFEKFVGTVLSSGVRAFYMKGNGGKLPDERCMYVSSDGREFDIKNFLPISYPRFDGDMTVEQAYEILVENKYLVPRDYIPIVIDGGGFPFCLRKGSEDVFFANIESGELIFIEKDLETFVTGVITEDEAWA; from the coding sequence ATGCATATTGATTCATTCAGCCATAAAAGCTCTGTTCCACAGTTTGAGCAACACTTTGGTGTGAAATACGGAACGAAGGAGGCAGTGAGCATTTCTCGTAACAAACCATGGTTAAAAGGGCGATCTCCAAAACCGTgttcattgaaattgaagtCGGGCATGGAATTTCTAACAGTTAATACATCACATCCTCtgaatgatgaagatgtcaAAAAGTTTGAGAAATTTGTTGGAACGGTACTGTCGAGCGGGGTCAGGGCGTTTTATATGAAAGGGAATGGTGGGAAACTACCGGATGAACGCTGTATGTATGTATCGAGTGATGGTCGTGAGTTCGATATAAAGAATTTCCTTCCAATCTCATATCCACGATTTGATGGGGATATGACAGTAGAGCAAGCGTATGAAATCTTGGTAGAAAATAAGTATTTGGTTCCTAGAGACTATATCCCCATCGTAATTGATGGAGGGGGGTTTCCTTTCTGTTTGAGAAAAGGCAGTGAAGACGTTTTCTTTGCTAATATAGAATCCGGTGAGTTGATCTTCATTGAGAAGGATCTGGAAACATTTGTTACTGGAGTAATCACAGAAGATGAGGCCTGGGCTTAA
- the PRP19 gene encoding E3 ubiquitin-protein ligase PRP19 (weakly similar to uniprot|P32523 Saccharomyces cerevisiae YLL036C PRP19 Splicing factor associated with the spliceosome contains a U-box a motif found in a class of ubiquitin ligases) gives MFCAISGKPPIKAVLSPNSKCIFEQHLIEQYIEQKGTDPITDDPLQKTDLVEINATPQQISLSESLSSSTIANNYSIPSLLSTLQKEWDAVMLENFELRKQLDVCKKNLSDTLYRFDAVASAAAKAFVERDQLKQELAELTSAITSSNVENDGTIDKLQNSDQILSDFTSELSTKSQEYVTNSKKSKKKLQHFSNVSVVQSTDFSEIDLISRNQHVNLNERSVVVKDNDKAFVFGPQDSILDVSQATEYLVEFKDVLYTFTQGLLAAYDLHTKSLLYEEVLEGTDGPVIFMAYPHQISDSYFLFVTERGTIYGYEVTKKALFTISQVKLNDSVQFVNYHKDGALLAIGNQNEGVYVINLLAATKDPIKFSTGFPAKRVDFGLNGYWMFVFGDSDLNVYDLRKDPGTLAMEPLSFAENIISVELDDTAKGFFVSMGNSQVQWYEYVKGQSFVEKSTLPIETNTAESMTLVKIDQGYFLNVISENKCITYELK, from the coding sequence ATGTTCTGTGCAATTAGTGGGAAACCACCTATAAAAGCTGTTCTTTCACCTAATTCCAAATGTATATTTGAACAGCATCTAATCGAACAGTATATTGAACAGAAAGGAACAGATCCCATAACGGATGATCCATTACAAAAAACAGATTTGGTTGAAATCAATGCGACTCCACAGCAGATATCACTTTCAGAATCATTGAGCTCGTCTACTATCGCAAACAACTATAGCATTCCAAGTCTATTGTCAACTTTGCAGAAAGAATGGGATGCAGTAATGCTCGAGAATTTCGAATTAAGGAAGCAGTTAGACGTTTGTAAAAAGAATCTCAGTGATACACTTTACAGGTTTGACGCTGTTGCATCAGCGGCAGCAAAAGCTTTTGTAGAGCGAGATCAGCTGAAGCAAGAATTAGCAGAACTTACATCGGCAATAACTTCCTCGAATGTCGAAAATGATGGAACTATTGATAAACTCCAGAACTCAGACCAAATTCTATCAGACTTTACTTCAGAATTATCGACGAAATCTCAAGAGTACGTGACAAATTCCAAAAAGTCTAAGAAAAAGCTACAACACTTCTCCAACGTTTCAGTCGTTCAATCGACAGATTTCtctgaaattgatttgattagcAGAAATCAGCATGTCAATCTTAATGAAAGATCTGTTGTTGTAAAAGATAATGACAAAGCTTTTGTGTTTGGACCTCAAGATTCTATTCTTGATGTGTCACAAGCCACAGAATATCTGGTGGAGTTTAAAGACGTTCTATACACCTTCACCCAGGGACTATTAGCAGCGTATGACCTTCATACAAAGTCTTTGTTGTatgaagaagttttggAAGGAACTGATGGGCCAGTGATATTTATGGCTTATCCTCATCAAATATCGGATTCTTACTTCTTATTCGTAACTGAAAGAGGTACAATATATGGGTATGAAGTTACCAAAAAAGCACTGTTCACCATCTCACAAGTTAAATTGAACGATTCCGTTCAATTTGTGAATTATCATAAAGATGGAGCTCTTCTTGCTATTGGTAACCAAAACGAAGGTGTATATGTAATAAACCTATTGGCTGCTACAAAAGATCCGATTAAATTTTCAACTGGCTTCCCAGCTAAAAGAGTAGACTTTGGTTTGAACGGTTATTGGATGTTTGTCTTTGGTGATTCTGACTTGAATGTTTACGATTTAAGAAAGGATCCAGGCACCTTGGCAATGGAACCACTTTCTTTCGCTGAGAATATCATCAGTGTGGAGTTGGACGATACAGCTAAAGGTTTTTTCGTAAGCATGGGTAATTCACAAGTACAATGGTATGAGTATGTTAAGGGACAGTCATTTGTCGAAAAATCTACTCTTCCGATCGAAACAAATACAGCAGAATCCATGACATTGGTAAAAATAGATCAAGGATATTTCTTGAACGTCATCTCGGAGAATAAATGCATAACATATGAGTTGAAGTAG
- the MET17 gene encoding bifunctional cysteine synthase/O-acetylhomoserine aminocarboxypropyltransferase MET17 (highly similar to uniprot|P06106 Saccharomyces cerevisiae YLR303W MET17 O-acetyl homoserine-O-acetyl serine sulfhydrylase required for sulfur amino acid synthesis) has protein sequence MPSHFDTLQLHAGQEKTADAHNPRAVPIYATTSYVFNDSKHGAQLFGLETPGYIYSRIMNPTLDVLEKRLAALEGGIAALATSSGQAAQTLAVTGLAHTGDNIVSTSFLYGGTYNQFKVAFKRLGIEARFVDGDKPEDFEKLFDEKTKALYLESIGNPKYNVPDFEKIVAVAHKHGIPVVVDNTFGAGGFFCQPIKYGADIVTHSATKWIGGHGVTVGGVIIDSGKFPWKDYPEKFPQFSQPSEGYHGLIFNDAFGPAAFIGHVRTELLRDLGPVLSPFAGFLLLQGLETLSLRGERHGSNALKLAQYLESSPYVSWVSYPGLPSHSHHENAKKYLENGFGGVLSFGVKDLPNASEESDPFKASGAQVVDNLKLASNLANVGDSKTLVIAPYFTTHQQLTDEEKLASGVTKDLIRVSVGTEFIDDIIADFEASFATVFNGQKPE, from the coding sequence atGCCATCTCACTTCGATACTTTGCAATTGCACGCTGGTCAAGAAAAGACTGCTGATGCTCATAACCCAAGAGCCGTCCCAATTTACGCTACCACTTCTTACGTCTTCAACGACTCTAAGCATGGTGCTCAATTGTTCGGTTTAGAAACTCCAGGTTACATTTACTCTCGTATTATGAACCCTACTCTAGACGTCTTGGAAAAGAGATTGGCAGCCTTAGAAGGTGGTATTGCTGCTTTGGCTACTTCTTCTGGCCAAGCTGCTCAAACCTTGGCTGTCACTGGTTTGGCCCACACTGGTGACAATATTGTCTCTACCTCTTTCTTATACGGTGGTACTTATAACCAATTCAAGGTTGCCTTCAAGAGATTAGGAATTGAAGCTAGATTTGTCGATGGTGACAAGCCAGAAGACTTCGAAAAGTTGTTCGATGAAAAGACTAAGGCTCTCTATCTGGAATCTATCGGTAATCCTAAGTACAATGTCCCAGACTTCGAAAAGattgttgctgttgctcATAAGCATGGTATCCCAGTTGTTGTTGACAACACTTTCGGTGCCGGTGGTTTCTTCTGCCAACCTATCAAATACGGTGCTGATATCGTTACTCACTCTGCTACCAAGTGGATCGGTGGTCATGGTGTCACCGTTGGTGGTGTCATCATTGACTCTGGTAAGTTCCCATGGAAGGATTACCCGGAAAAGTTCCCTCAATTCTCTCAGCCATCTGAAGGTTATCATGGTttgatcttcaatgatGCCTTTGGTCCAGCTGCTTTCATTGGTCATGTAAGAACCGAATTGCTAAGAGATTTAGGTCCAGTGTTGAGTCCATTCGCTGGTTTCTTGTTGTTACAGGGTCTTGAAACTTTGTCTCTAAGAGGTGAAAGACACGGTTCCAACGCTTTGAAGTTGGCTCAATACTTGGAAAGTTCTCCATACGTTTCATGGGTCTCTTACCCAGGTTTGCCATCTCACTCTCACCACGAAAACGCTAAGAAATACTTGGAAAATGGTTTCGGTGGTGTTTTATCCTTCGGTGTCAAAGATTTGCCTAACGCTTCCGAGGAATCTGATCCATTCAAGGCTTCTGGTGCCCAAGTTGTTGACAACTTGAAGCTGGCTTCTAACTTGGCAAACGTTGGTGACTCCAAGACCTTGGTCATTGCTCCATACTTCACTACACATCAACAATTGACCGACGAAGAAAAGTTAGCTTCTGGTGTTACCAAGGACTTGATCCGTGTTTCTGTTGGTACTGAATTCATTGACGACATTATTGCTGACTTTGAAGCATCTTTCGCTACTGTCTTCAATGGCCAAAAACCTGAATAA
- a CDS encoding glutathione peroxidase (similar to uniprot|P38143 Saccharomyces cerevisiae YBR244W GPX2 Phospholipid hydroperoxide glutathione peroxidase induced by glucose starvation that protects cells from phospholipid hydroperoxides and nonphospholipid peroxides during oxidative stress) gives MSDDFYSYSCETKDGSEYHMSELRGKVVLIVNVASKCGFRGQYGELQELYKEFHAKGFEILAFPCNQFMNQEPGSDEEIGKFCQEHYGVSFKIMKKCKVNGVNALPLYKYLKDQQPRMFGFTFVRWNFEKFLIDRSGRVHGRYSTLTKPKSMKEDIEQLLKQKSQLQS, from the coding sequence ATGAGTGACGATTTCTACAGTTATTCTTGTGAAACTAAAGATGGGTCTGAATATCATATGAGTGAACTGCGAGGAAAAGTTGTTCTTATAGTTAATGTTGCATCGAAATGTGGCTTCCGAGGTCAATATGGAGAGCTACAAGAGTTGTACAAAGAATTCCATGCAAAAGGGTTTGAAATATTAGCATTCCCCTGCAATCAGTTCATGAACCAGGAACCTGGTTCCGATGAAGAAATAGGAAAATTTTGCCAGGAGCACTACGGTGTCAGTTTtaaaataatgaagaagtgTAAAGTGAATGGTGTCAATGCTCTTCCGCTATATAAGTACTTGAAAGATCAACAACCGCGAATGTTTGGGTTCACGTTCGTTAGATGGAATTTTGAGAAGTTTTTGATCGATCGCTCAGGGAGAGTCCATGGACGGTATTCCACGTTGACGAAACCGAAAAGTATGAAGGAAGACATCGAACAATTactaaaacaaaaaagcCAACTACAATCATGA